TCAGCGTCGAGCAATTCTCGGGTCGAAGCGAAGCAGACCGGTTCAAAGCCCATCGACAGTATCAACTCCGACAGTGCCTCCCGAACAGACGCATCGTCATCGACAATGATGACGAGCGGCTGCTGCGGCTCGGCGTTCCGCTGCCGTGACACCGGCGTCGATCTCTGCAAGAGCGGTTGGTCAACTCTCATGTTCATCCCTCGGTTCTTGGTTGCGTAAAGCGTCGCTCACAGCCGCAAGCAGGGCCTGGCCATCGAAGGGCTTTCGGAAAAACCCGCTGATGCCTTTGGCGCGGTGCTGATCGGCTATCTCGTGACGACCGGTGATCAGGAACACCGGCAGGTCCGCACGCGTCTTCTTGACCAAGTCACGAAGTTCAAAGCCGTCCGTACCAGGCATCCCGATATCGGTAATGAGCAAGTCCACGTCAGACAGCCCGCTGACGAGCAGTGATCCCGCCGACGAGAAGATGCGGGCAGCATAGCCCGCAGACTCCAAAAGGTTCTCGAGCGACTCGAGCAATCTTGGGTCGTCATCGACAATCGCCACGACAGGTCGCACCTTGCTCACACTCCGTTCCCTCCCGTTCGTCGAGAGTGGCTGATCGGTATCTCCAACCGCTCCGCCATGCGCACGAGATCAGCGAGTGATGCCGCAACCATTTTCTGCATCACGTTCCGTCTATGGATTTGCAGCGTGACCTCGCTGATCCCCAACTCAGCCGCGGCCTGTTTGTTGAGCAGGCCACTCACAACGAGCGGCAGCACCTCGCGTTCTCGCTGCGTGAGCTCTTGATAGCGTTGCCTCAACACGGTGAGTTCGGCGCGCTCTGATCGCCTTTCCCGGTCCTGGGCGATCGCTGCCCGGATCGCGACCATGAGGTCCGTATCGCTGAAAGGCTTTGTCAGGAAGTCCACAGCGCCGTGCTTGATCGCACGCACAGAGGACGGGATGTCGCCATGCCCCGTTATGAAGACGATCGGCGGATGATCGCCCTCGGCGATCTGCTTCTGCAGATCTAGACCGTTGATGTCAGGCAATTCCACATCGAGGATCAGGCAGGCGGGGACGTCCGGCTTGTCGGCAAGGACATAGTCGCCGGCCGATCCGAACGCTACGGCGCGCATGCCATGGGACTCCAGAAGCTCACCAAGCGCTTCCCGAATACGCACGTCGTCATCGACGATGAAGACCATTTGATCGTGGGGCGTCATGCTGCCGCTTTCATTTCAACTGGCATCGTGAAGACGAACGCCGTTCCGTGCGGGTCGTTCTTCTCCACCCACAACCGTCCGCCATGGGACTCGACGATCGAACGGCAGATCGCGAGTCCCATGCCCATGCCATGCTCTTTCGTCGTAAAGAACGGCTCGAATATTCGGTCAGGAAACTCAATGCCCGGGCCACAATCGCTGATCTCGATCTGGATCGCGTCCCCTATACGGCCCACGCGAAGTCCAAGAACCTTGTCACCGGTAACAGAGTCCATCGCCTCGATCCCATTGCGGATGAGGTTCACCAGAACCTGCTGGATCTGCACCCGATCGAGCGCGACAATAGGAAGGTCGCTTTCGACATCGATATCCAGACGAACACGGCGCCGCACCGCCTCCTCGGCGATGAGGTCGCGCGCCTCCGCGATGACGCTGTCGAGTGCTGTGTAAGCCATCGCGTCTGCCGATTGCTTGAATAAGGCGCGGATACGGCTGACGACATCCGCAGCTGAGTTGGCATCACGGATAATACGCTCCACAGTCTTCTGCGCCCGCTCGATATTTGGCGGATCGGCCGTGAGCCAACGCTGGCAGGCATATGAATTGGCGACAACAGCCGCCAGAGGCTGGTTCACCTCATGCGCTATAGAGGCTGAAAGCTCGGCGAGACTCGCCGCCTGGCTCGCGCGTGCAAGTCTCTCTTGCGCCAGGCGCAGCTCTTCTTGCGTGCGAACTTCACCGTCGATGTCCAGACAGACGACGTTCCACTGAACAATCGCCCCTTCTGCATTGCGCATCGGTGCCGCGCGCGTATCGACCCAGCAATATTCGCCATCGAAGCGACGCAGACGGTGCCTCCGCGC
The window above is part of the Mesorhizobium sp. B2-1-1 genome. Proteins encoded here:
- a CDS encoding response regulator, with translation MSKVRPVVAIVDDDPRLLESLENLLESAGYAARIFSSAGSLLVSGLSDVDLLITDIGMPGTDGFELRDLVKKTRADLPVFLITGRHEIADQHRAKGISGFFRKPFDGQALLAAVSDALRNQEPRDEHES
- a CDS encoding response regulator transcription factor; amino-acid sequence: MTPHDQMVFIVDDDVRIREALGELLESHGMRAVAFGSAGDYVLADKPDVPACLILDVELPDINGLDLQKQIAEGDHPPIVFITGHGDIPSSVRAIKHGAVDFLTKPFSDTDLMVAIRAAIAQDRERRSERAELTVLRQRYQELTQREREVLPLVVSGLLNKQAAAELGISEVTLQIHRRNVMQKMVAASLADLVRMAERLEIPISHSRRTGGNGV